A region of Vitis riparia cultivar Riparia Gloire de Montpellier isolate 1030 chromosome 12, EGFV_Vit.rip_1.0, whole genome shotgun sequence DNA encodes the following proteins:
- the LOC117927039 gene encoding peroxidase N1-like, producing METPTLLSLLLIAMAAPLVQGQGTRVGFYSRTCPQAESIVQKTVNSHFQSNPAIAPGLLRMHFHDCFVRGCDASILINGTSTEKTTIPNSPLKGYDVIDDAKTQIEAACPGVVSCADILALAARDSVVLTKGLTWKVPTGRRDGRVSLASDVNNLPGPRDSVEVQKKKFADKGLNDQDLVTLVGGHTIGTAACQTFRYRLYNFSTTTTNGADPSMDATFVTQLQALCPANGDASRRVALDTGSSNTFDASFFTNLKNGRGVLESDQRLWTDASTKTFVQRFLGVRGLSGLNFNVEFGKSMVKMSNVGVKTGTEGEIRKVCSSIN from the exons ATGGAAACTCCCACATTGTTGTCTCTCCTGCTAATAGCCATGGCTGCTCCATTGGTGCAAGGCCAAGGCACTAGGGTTGGCTTCTATTCCCGTACATGTCCTCAAGCTGAATCCATTGTTCAGAAAACTGTCAATTCCCATTTCCAGTCCAATCCAGCCATTGCCCCTGGCTTGCTTCGCATGCACTTCCATGATTGCTTTGTCAGGGGCTGTGATGCTTCTATCCTTATCAATGGAACTTCCACCGAGAAAACAACCATACCAAACAGTCCGTTAAAAGGATATGATGTTATTGATGATGCCAAGACCCAGATCGAAGCTGCTTGCCCTGGAGTGGTCTCTTGCGCTGATATTCTTGCCCTCGCTGCCCGGGACTCGGTGGTTCTG ACTAAAGGACTCACGTGGAAAGTGCCTACGGGACGTAGAGATGGGCGAGTTTCATTGGCATCTGATGTTAACAATTTGCCTGGCCCTCGCGACTCTGTTGAAgtccaaaagaaaaagtttgctGACAAGGGTCTCAACGATCAAGATCTGGTTACTCTTGTTG GAGGACACACCATTGGAACTGCAGCATGCCAAACCTTCAGATATAGACTATACAATTTCAGTACCACGACTACAAATGGTGCTGACCCTTCCATGGATGCCACATTCGTAACTCAGCTACAAGCCCTCTGTCCGGCTAATGGAGATGCGAGCAGACGGGTTGCACTGGACACTGGTAGCTCAAACACATTTGACGCATCTTTCTTTACAAACTTGAAGAATGGACGTGGAGTGCTGGAATCTGATCAGAGGTTATGGACGGATGCTTCCACCAAAACTTTTGTTCAGCGCTTCCTGGGGGTTAGAGGGTTGAGTGGGTTGAATTTCAACGTCGAGTTTGGAAAGTCCATGGTGAAGATGAGCAACGTTGGGGTGAAGACTGGGACAGAGGGTGAAATTCGCAAAGTGTGCTCGTCAATCAATTGA
- the LOC117926318 gene encoding peroxidase N1-like, producing the protein METPTLLFLFLIAMAAALVQGQGTRVGFYSRTCPQVESIVQKTVNSHFQSNPAIAPGLLRMHFHDCFVQGCDASILIDGSSTEKTAGPNRLLRGYDVIDDAKTQLEAACPGVVSCADILALAARDSVVLTKGLTWKVPTGRRDGRVSLASNVNNLPGPRDSVEVQKKKFADKGLNDQDLVTLVGGHTIGTAACQAFRYRLYNFSTTTANGADPSMDATFVTQLQALCPANGDASRRVALDTGSSNTFDASYFTNLKNGRGVLESDQRLWTDASTKTFVQRFLGVRGLLGLNFNLEFGRSMVKMSNIGVKTGTLGEIRKVCSAIN; encoded by the exons ATGGAAACTCCCACATTGTTGTTTCTCTTTCTAATAGCCATGGCTGCTGCATTGGTGCAAGGCCAAGGCACTAGGGTTGGCTTCTATTCCCGTACATGTCCTCAAGTTGAATCCATTGTTCAGAAAACTGTCAATTCCCATTTCCAGTCCAATCCAGCCATTGCCCCTGGCTTGCTTCGCATGCACTTCCATGACTGCTTTGTCCAGGGTTGCGATGCTTCCATCCTCATCGATGGGTCGTCCACCGAGAAAACGGCTGGGCCAAATCGTCTGTTGAGAGGATATGATGTTATTGACGATGCCAAGACACAGCTCGAAGCCGCTTGCCCTGGAGTCGTCTCTTGCGCTGATATTCTTGCCCTCGCTGCCCGCGACTCGGTCGTTCTG ACAAAAGGACTAACGTGGAAAGTGCCTACGGGACGTAGAGATGGGCGAGTTTCATTGGCATCTAATGTTAACAATTTGCCTGGCCCTCGCGACTCTGTTGAAgtccaaaagaaaaagtttgctGACAAGGGTCTCAATGATCAAGATCTGGTTACTCTTGTTG GAGGACACACCATTGGAACTGCAGCATGCCAAGCCTTCAGATACAGACTATACAACTTCAGTACCACGACTGCAAATGGTGCTGACCCTTCCATGGATGCCACATTCGTAACTCAGCTACAAGCCCTCTGTCCAGCTAATGGAGATGCGAGCAGACGGGTTGCACTGGACACTGGTAGCTCAAACACATTTGACGCATCATACTTTACAAACTTGAAGAATGGACGAGGAGTACTGGAATCTGATCAGAGGTTATGGACAGATGCTTCCACCAAAACTTTTGTTCAGCGCTTCCTGGGGGTTAGAGGGCTGCTTGGATTGAATTTCAACCTTGAGTTTGGAAGGTCCATGGTGAAGATGAGCAACATTGGGGTGAAGACTGGGACTCTGGGTGAAATTCGCAAAGTGTGCTCTGCAATTAACTGA